Proteins co-encoded in one Cupriavidus metallidurans CH34 genomic window:
- a CDS encoding FUSC family protein, whose protein sequence is MFEALRKTTSALFDPDRRFRQARIFHAVRVALALLVSIALTTGIHIPHGEWATITVLVVIGGLQHHGNIRRRAAERGAGTVIGAFLGLLLILQEAYFHIPVLTWLLLAVICGYCAYHAVGKGGYIALLAAITVVITAGHGNQHVEDALWRTLDVLIGTVIALAFSFALPAYASYSWRFKLAGMLRSCAAVHAKIARGMRDEKERQQDMMKLSASLVQLRSLIPSVAKETGVPTADLEEVQHSARVCISALEMLAAIDPVAAEPTDEERHIRDLLLEMASALESGDESMVQLNLPLPEPHPDDPSIGHSSHTFLTLHLAAEIGHLRDHLAQMARQSRFPYNGTH, encoded by the coding sequence ATGTTCGAGGCCCTGCGAAAGACAACCAGCGCGCTGTTCGACCCCGACCGACGATTCCGGCAGGCCCGCATCTTTCACGCCGTGCGCGTGGCGCTGGCCCTGCTGGTCTCGATTGCCCTCACCACCGGCATTCACATCCCGCACGGTGAGTGGGCCACCATCACCGTTCTGGTCGTCATCGGCGGCCTGCAGCACCACGGCAATATCCGCCGGCGCGCCGCCGAGCGCGGCGCCGGCACGGTGATCGGCGCATTCCTCGGGCTGCTTCTGATCCTTCAGGAAGCCTATTTCCACATCCCCGTACTTACCTGGCTGCTGCTGGCCGTGATCTGCGGCTACTGCGCTTACCACGCCGTGGGCAAGGGCGGCTACATCGCGCTGCTGGCGGCCATTACCGTCGTCATCACGGCAGGCCATGGCAACCAGCATGTCGAGGATGCCCTGTGGCGCACGCTCGATGTGCTGATCGGCACGGTGATCGCGCTGGCCTTCTCGTTCGCGCTGCCTGCCTATGCGTCCTACTCCTGGCGCTTTAAGCTGGCCGGCATGCTGCGGAGCTGCGCGGCCGTGCACGCGAAGATCGCGCGCGGGATGCGGGACGAGAAAGAGCGGCAGCAGGACATGATGAAACTCTCGGCGTCGCTGGTGCAGTTGCGCAGCCTGATCCCATCGGTCGCCAAGGAAACCGGCGTGCCGACGGCCGATCTCGAAGAGGTACAACACAGCGCGCGGGTCTGCATCAGCGCGCTGGAAATGCTCGCGGCCATCGACCCCGTGGCGGCCGAGCCGACGGACGAGGAGCGCCACATCCGCGATCTGCTGCTGGAAATGGCCAGCGCGCTCGAGTCCGGCGACGAATCCATGGTGCAACTGAACCTGCCGCTGCCCGAACCGCATCCGGATGACCCCTCGATCGGGCACAGCTCCCATACCTTCCTGACGCTGCACCTGGCCGCCGAGATCGGTCATCTGCGCGATCACCTTGCGCAAATGGCCCGGCAGAGCCGCTTCCCGTACAACGGCACGCACTGA
- the flgM gene encoding flagellar biosynthesis anti-sigma factor FlgM, producing MPKVSGGASDKPEEPSKDFTVKINNSPSSRPTEPSASEGGARPAASGAAASSDPTALTGVRVSPLAAQVREIGTRLLQDSDSDIDVAKVAEVRKAIAEGRIQIDPSKIADGLLASLHELSQGGSKP from the coding sequence ATGCCTAAAGTTTCCGGCGGCGCATCCGATAAGCCAGAGGAACCCAGCAAGGATTTCACCGTGAAGATCAACAATTCCCCCTCGTCCCGGCCCACCGAGCCGTCGGCATCCGAAGGCGGCGCCCGTCCGGCCGCCAGCGGTGCCGCCGCGTCGTCGGATCCCACCGCCCTGACCGGCGTGCGTGTCAGCCCGCTGGCCGCGCAGGTTCGGGAAATCGGCACGCGCCTGCTGCAGGACAGCGACAGTGATATCGATGTCGCCAAGGTTGCGGAAGTGCGCAAGGCGATTGCGGAGGGCCGGATCCAGATCGATCCCAGCAAGATTGCCGACGGCCTGCTCGCATCGCTTCATGAGCTGAGCCAGGGCGGCAGCAAACCCTGA
- a CDS encoding flagellar protein FlgN, which yields MTQAALIQTLSIEAGAIAAFGRALADEREAIKRQDFQALTDLLGKKMELAQALTRATAAREAQMIALKLRVGAGGLLIGGPLEPGVAEAWRKVVFFAHKARDANELNGAIVNAHLEFTQEAIQVLRQGGAGPNEMYGRNGKASATAGGVSLAAG from the coding sequence ATGACCCAGGCAGCCCTGATCCAGACCCTTTCGATTGAAGCCGGCGCCATTGCGGCCTTTGGCCGCGCCCTTGCGGATGAACGCGAGGCCATCAAGCGACAGGACTTCCAGGCATTGACCGATCTGCTCGGCAAGAAGATGGAACTGGCTCAGGCGCTGACCCGCGCCACCGCCGCGCGCGAGGCGCAGATGATCGCGCTGAAGCTGCGCGTGGGCGCCGGCGGACTGCTGATCGGCGGCCCGCTCGAACCCGGCGTGGCCGAAGCGTGGCGCAAGGTGGTGTTCTTTGCCCACAAGGCCCGCGACGCCAACGAACTCAACGGCGCCATCGTCAACGCGCATCTGGAATTCACGCAGGAAGCGATCCAGGTACTGCGCCAGGGCGGTGCCGGCCCGAACGAAATGTACGGCCGCAATGGCAAGGCAAGCGCCACCGCGGGCGGCGTCAGTCTGGCCGCCGGCTGA
- a CDS encoding NADP-dependent isocitrate dehydrogenase translates to MSNQQPTIIYTLTDEAPLLATSAFLPIIRTFAGPAGVNVVTSDISVAGRILGEFPEFLTEAQRVPDNLAELGKLTQDPDTNIIKLPNISASVFQLVSAIKELQSKGYKIPDFPEDPKTEEEKAIQKRYSKCLGSAVNPVLREGNSDRRAPAAVKNYARKHPHSMGEWSMASRTHVAHMKHGDFYHGEKSITLNGAREVRMELLTKSGKTIVLKPKVALLDGEVIDSMFMSKKALLDFYEDQMEDARKTGVMLSLHVKATMMKVSHPIVFGHAVKVFYKDAFAKHQKLFDELGVNVNNGLVDLYTKIETLPESKREEVIRDMHACHEHRPEMAMVDSAKGISNLHAPNDVIVDASMPAMIRIGGKMWGADGRTKDTKCLIPESTFARIYQEIINFCKTNGAFDPVTMGTVPNVGLMAQKAEEYGSHDKTFEIPEDGEARIVDNATGEVLTALTQQVEAGDIWRMCQVKDAPIRDWVKLAVTRARNSGMPAVFWLDPYRPHEAELIKKVETYLKDYDTNGLDIQIMSQVRAMRYTLERVIRGLDTISVTGNILRDYLTDLFPIMELGTSAKMLSIVPLMAGGGMYETGAGGSAPKHVAQLVEENHLRWDSLGEFLALAVSLEELGIKSGNERAKILATTLDAATGKLLDNAKSPSPKTGQLDNRGSQFYLAMYWAQELAAQKGDADLAKIFAPLAKTLTDNESTIIGELGAVQGKPVDIGGYYMPDAAMLEAVMRPSQTLNSALAAVKA, encoded by the coding sequence ATGAGCAACCAGCAGCCAACCATCATTTACACCCTAACCGACGAAGCTCCGCTGCTGGCCACCAGTGCCTTCCTGCCCATCATCCGCACGTTCGCTGGCCCGGCCGGCGTGAACGTCGTGACCAGCGACATCTCGGTCGCTGGCCGTATCCTGGGCGAATTCCCCGAATTCCTGACCGAAGCACAGCGTGTGCCGGACAACCTGGCCGAACTGGGCAAGCTCACGCAAGACCCGGACACCAACATCATCAAGCTGCCGAACATCAGCGCCTCGGTGTTCCAGCTCGTCAGCGCGATCAAGGAACTGCAGTCGAAGGGCTACAAGATCCCCGACTTCCCCGAAGATCCGAAGACCGAAGAAGAGAAGGCCATCCAGAAGCGCTACTCGAAGTGCCTGGGCAGCGCCGTGAACCCGGTCCTGCGCGAAGGCAACTCGGACCGCCGCGCGCCTGCCGCCGTCAAGAACTACGCGCGCAAGCACCCGCACAGCATGGGCGAGTGGAGCATGGCCTCGCGCACGCACGTCGCCCACATGAAGCACGGCGACTTCTACCATGGCGAGAAGTCGATCACGCTGAACGGCGCACGCGAAGTCCGCATGGAACTGCTGACCAAGAGCGGCAAGACCATCGTGCTGAAGCCGAAGGTCGCGCTGCTGGACGGCGAAGTCATCGACAGCATGTTCATGAGCAAGAAGGCCCTGCTGGACTTCTATGAAGACCAGATGGAAGACGCGCGCAAGACCGGCGTCATGCTGAGCTTGCACGTGAAGGCGACGATGATGAAGGTGTCGCACCCGATCGTGTTCGGCCACGCCGTCAAGGTCTTCTACAAGGATGCGTTCGCCAAGCACCAGAAGCTGTTCGACGAACTGGGCGTGAACGTCAACAACGGCCTGGTCGACTTGTACACCAAGATCGAAACGCTGCCGGAATCGAAGCGCGAGGAAGTCATCCGCGACATGCACGCCTGCCACGAACATCGCCCGGAAATGGCGATGGTAGACTCGGCCAAGGGCATCTCGAACCTGCACGCGCCGAACGACGTGATCGTCGACGCATCGATGCCGGCCATGATCCGTATCGGCGGCAAGATGTGGGGCGCGGACGGCCGTACGAAGGACACCAAGTGCCTGATTCCGGAATCGACTTTCGCCCGCATCTATCAGGAAATCATCAACTTCTGCAAGACCAACGGCGCGTTTGATCCGGTGACGATGGGCACGGTGCCGAACGTCGGCCTGATGGCCCAGAAGGCCGAAGAGTACGGTTCGCACGACAAGACGTTCGAGATTCCCGAAGACGGCGAAGCCCGCATCGTCGACAACGCCACCGGCGAAGTGCTGACCGCCCTGACGCAGCAGGTTGAAGCAGGCGACATCTGGCGCATGTGCCAGGTCAAGGACGCCCCGATCCGCGACTGGGTGAAGCTGGCCGTTACGCGCGCCCGCAATTCGGGCATGCCTGCCGTGTTCTGGCTGGACCCGTACCGTCCGCACGAGGCCGAGCTGATCAAGAAGGTGGAAACGTACCTGAAGGACTACGACACCAACGGCCTGGACATCCAGATCATGTCGCAGGTTCGCGCCATGCGCTACACGCTGGAACGCGTGATCCGCGGCCTGGACACCATCTCGGTGACCGGCAACATCCTGCGCGACTACCTGACCGACCTGTTCCCGATCATGGAACTGGGTACCAGCGCCAAGATGCTGTCGATCGTGCCGCTGATGGCAGGTGGCGGTATGTACGAAACCGGCGCGGGCGGTTCGGCACCGAAGCACGTCGCGCAGCTGGTGGAAGAGAACCATCTGCGTTGGGACTCGCTGGGTGAATTCCTGGCCCTGGCCGTGTCGCTGGAAGAGTTGGGCATCAAGTCCGGCAACGAACGCGCCAAGATCCTGGCCACGACGCTGGACGCCGCCACCGGCAAGCTGCTGGACAACGCCAAGAGCCCGTCGCCGAAGACCGGCCAGCTCGACAACCGCGGCAGCCAGTTCTACCTGGCCATGTACTGGGCCCAGGAACTGGCCGCGCAGAAGGGCGACGCCGATCTGGCGAAGATCTTCGCGCCGCTGGCCAAGACGCTGACGGACAACGAGTCGACCATCATCGGCGAACTCGGCGCTGTGCAGGGCAAGCCGGTGGACATCGGCGGCTACTACATGCCGGACGCCGCCATGCTGGAAGCCGTGATGCGCCCGAGCCAGACGCTGAACTCGGCGCTGGCGGCAGTGAAGGCCTAA
- a CDS encoding LEA/WHy family protein, whose translation MQAPDTRRSIRLYVLCLCILAWLGGCAALTGQEPLRVAVAGVEPIPGEGLEMRFNVKLRIQNPNDAPIEYNGVSLELDLNGQSFASGVSDQSGTVPRFGETVIDVPLTVPAFSAVRQAFAFAGGVSSGNIPYEVRGRLAGGFAGGTRFTDHGKLSLPTGGT comes from the coding sequence ATGCAGGCTCCCGACACACGGCGTTCCATTCGCCTCTACGTCCTCTGCCTTTGCATCCTTGCCTGGCTCGGCGGCTGCGCGGCGCTGACGGGTCAGGAACCGCTGCGGGTTGCCGTGGCTGGTGTCGAACCGATACCGGGCGAAGGGCTGGAGATGCGCTTCAACGTCAAACTGCGCATCCAGAATCCCAACGATGCGCCGATCGAATACAACGGGGTGTCACTGGAACTGGACCTGAACGGCCAGTCCTTCGCCAGCGGTGTCAGTGACCAGAGTGGGACCGTACCCCGGTTCGGCGAAACGGTGATCGACGTGCCATTGACCGTCCCCGCGTTCTCCGCCGTGCGTCAGGCGTTCGCCTTCGCCGGCGGTGTGAGTTCGGGCAACATTCCATATGAAGTGCGCGGACGACTGGCAGGCGGCTTTGCTGGCGGCACGCGCTTCACCGATCATGGAAAGCTGTCGCTGCCGACAGGGGGCACTTGA
- a CDS encoding acyl-CoA dehydrogenase, translated as MDFRPDPSLQAFRQEVREFLRESLPPDLPRRKGGFRSPRADLARWQGILHAKGWGAPYWASEHGGTGWTVPQRLIFDEECSAAGAPTQDGFAQKLVGPVLNYFATPEQRAAHVPAILAGKRMWCQGFSEPGSGSDLASLRTRAERDGDHYVVNGQKIWTSYGHEADWIFLLVRTDTQVKKQAGISFLLVDMKTPGITVRPIISIDGAHHLNETFFEDVRVPVSNLVGAEGEGWKLTKFLLNNEHASTADLPTLQRFQRQLRALAATRGAGGGTLIGRHEFALRLARLEAELQAITVMVQRVAAMEADHSPAAHAMGSILKVRGTELQQKMSEFLVEALGDHGAVAYPGSHAATAGARSLPMQEVAQSIAADMLFRRATTIYGGTSEVQRGIIAKSLFQF; from the coding sequence ATGGATTTCCGACCCGACCCCAGCCTGCAGGCATTCCGGCAGGAGGTGCGCGAGTTCCTGCGCGAGAGTCTTCCCCCCGACCTGCCGCGCCGCAAGGGTGGCTTTCGCTCCCCACGCGCGGATTTGGCCCGCTGGCAGGGGATCCTGCACGCCAAGGGCTGGGGCGCGCCGTACTGGGCCAGCGAGCACGGCGGTACCGGCTGGACCGTGCCGCAGCGGCTGATCTTCGACGAGGAGTGCAGCGCCGCGGGCGCGCCGACGCAGGATGGCTTCGCGCAGAAGCTGGTGGGGCCCGTGCTGAACTATTTCGCGACGCCGGAGCAGCGGGCCGCCCACGTGCCGGCGATTCTCGCCGGAAAGCGGATGTGGTGTCAGGGCTTCTCCGAGCCGGGTTCCGGGTCGGATCTCGCTTCGTTGCGGACCCGCGCCGAGCGCGATGGCGATCACTACGTCGTCAATGGTCAGAAGATCTGGACCAGCTATGGGCATGAGGCCGACTGGATCTTTCTGCTGGTGCGTACCGACACGCAGGTGAAGAAGCAGGCCGGGATCAGTTTCCTGCTGGTGGACATGAAGACGCCAGGCATCACCGTGCGGCCGATCATCAGCATCGACGGCGCGCATCATCTGAACGAGACGTTCTTCGAGGACGTACGGGTACCCGTGAGCAACCTCGTCGGCGCCGAGGGCGAGGGGTGGAAGCTCACCAAGTTCCTGCTCAATAACGAGCACGCGTCGACGGCGGACCTGCCGACGCTGCAGCGATTCCAGCGGCAATTGCGTGCGTTGGCTGCCACGCGGGGGGCGGGCGGCGGGACCTTGATCGGCCGGCACGAATTTGCCCTGCGCCTGGCGCGCCTGGAGGCCGAGTTGCAGGCGATCACGGTGATGGTGCAGCGTGTGGCGGCCATGGAGGCGGACCATAGTCCCGCCGCTCACGCGATGGGTTCGATCCTCAAGGTGCGAGGTACCGAGCTGCAGCAGAAGATGAGCGAGTTCCTTGTCGAGGCGCTCGGCGACCATGGCGCGGTGGCGTATCCGGGATCGCACGCGGCCACGGCAGGCGCCCGGTCGCTGCCGATGCAGGAGGTGGCGCAGTCCATCGCGGCCGACATGCTCTTCCGGCGGGCCACCACGATCTACGGTGGTACCAGCGAAGTGCAGCGCGGCATCATCGCCAAGTCGCTGTTTCAGTTCTGA
- a CDS encoding acyl-CoA dehydrogenase family protein yields MHFKLNDAQQMLQDSARRFVEKAYAFEARTALIQAGQTGGTRHWQTFAENGWLAAALPETCGGLGGSVIDTALIAQELGRGLVLEPFLGSGVLATQTLLAAATPSQREALLPSLAEGTRRYALAYSEADARGMPEILSTSAEAGTDGYTLRGTKTLVLGGVDADAFIVSARLADSGEPSAITLFLVDAGTPGLTCHALPLHDGTWAAELEIDGARVPASAMLGQPGEGLRALRHGLAHATAALCAELVGGMEKAVEVTADYLKVRKQFGVPIGSFQALQHRMSDMAAEMELARSMLFSLLAAIDHEDEATLLHRVSQAKAFVGRAARYVCGQAIQLHGGIGMTDEYLIGHYYKRAIVADLIFGSADRHEAICAEAIQAAMA; encoded by the coding sequence ATGCATTTCAAGCTGAATGATGCGCAGCAAATGCTGCAGGACAGCGCCCGCCGCTTCGTCGAGAAGGCATATGCATTCGAAGCCCGCACCGCGTTGATCCAGGCGGGCCAGACTGGCGGTACCCGTCACTGGCAGACCTTTGCCGAGAACGGCTGGCTTGCCGCCGCGCTGCCGGAGACTTGCGGCGGCCTGGGCGGTTCGGTGATCGACACCGCCCTGATCGCGCAGGAACTCGGGCGTGGCCTGGTGCTGGAGCCATTTCTGGGTAGCGGCGTGCTGGCCACGCAGACGCTGCTGGCCGCAGCCACGCCGAGCCAGAGAGAGGCACTGCTGCCATCACTGGCCGAAGGGACACGACGTTACGCGCTTGCGTACAGCGAGGCCGATGCGCGTGGAATGCCGGAGATCCTTTCGACGTCTGCCGAGGCTGGCACGGACGGCTACACGTTGCGTGGCACCAAGACGCTGGTGCTGGGCGGTGTGGACGCCGATGCCTTCATCGTGTCGGCGCGCCTTGCCGATAGTGGGGAGCCGTCTGCGATCACGCTCTTTCTCGTCGACGCCGGCACGCCGGGTCTGACGTGCCACGCGCTGCCACTACATGACGGCACATGGGCGGCGGAGCTGGAGATCGATGGGGCGCGCGTGCCGGCTTCGGCCATGCTCGGCCAGCCGGGCGAAGGTTTGCGGGCATTGCGCCACGGGTTGGCGCATGCGACGGCGGCGCTGTGCGCGGAGCTTGTCGGCGGCATGGAGAAAGCCGTCGAGGTCACGGCGGATTACCTCAAGGTGCGCAAGCAGTTCGGCGTGCCCATCGGCAGCTTCCAGGCGCTGCAACACCGCATGTCCGACATGGCCGCGGAGATGGAGCTGGCGCGTTCCATGCTGTTCTCGCTACTGGCAGCCATCGACCATGAGGACGAAGCCACGCTGTTGCATCGGGTTTCCCAGGCCAAGGCGTTTGTCGGCCGTGCTGCCCGGTATGTCTGCGGGCAGGCCATTCAGTTGCACGGTGGCATCGGCATGACCGACGAGTACTTGATCGGCCACTACTACAAGCGCGCCATTGTTGCGGATTTGATCTTCGGCTCGGCGGATCGGCACGAGGCAATCTGCGCCGAGGCCATTCAGGCGGCGATGGCGTGA